The Arachidicoccus terrestris genome includes the window ATCCAGGTCTTTGTATTTAATATCTCCGGCATGGGTATTGGAACTTTGGAAAGGGCTACTTGCGACTTCTTCTTCACTGGTAAAAAGGCCGTCCGCGACATATCCGTAAAATGCCCCTACCTTCTCTCCTACCTTTTCAATATAATTACCGTCGAAGCGCTCCTGTTCTCCGCCCAGGGAAAGAATCTCATTTTGGATAGCAGAGATATTTCCGCCCAGATTAAAACTAAGATCGCCGATCTTACCGTTATAATTCAAAGCGACTTCAACCCCCTTGTTTCTGGTGGAAGCAGCATTGGCATAAGGTATTTTAGACAGGCCGTAGCTGTCCAGGGTCGGAGGCTGCATCAAAATACCGTCAGCATCCTTAATATAATAATCAGCCGTCAGATTAACATGACGATCCAGAAAGGTCGCGTCAATACCAATATTGGTCATCGTCACTGTTTCCCATGTAGCCATCGGATTGGCCCCTGCGGATTGCCAGGCACCATCATAGGCAGATCCGCCAAAGCTATAGGCATAGCCAAAATTGATCAGGGAATAATAGTTCCCGATCGGTACGGCGTCCTGATTACCTAATTGCCCCCAGGAACCTCTTATCTTCAGGTTGTTTAACCAGCTGATGTTTTTCATGAAGTTCTCATCGGAGATCTTCCAGGCGGCAGACAGAGACGGAAATACATGTCCTCTGAGATCAGAGATAAACCGGGAGGAGTAATCTGAACGTAAATTGGCCTCAAACAGGTACTTCTCTGCAAAATTATAGTTGATACGGCCAAAGAAAGAACGCATCGCCCATTCTGTATTCATCGTTCTGTTGGCCTGGCCATCGTCATCACTACTCATATTGGCATCGCCGGTGGAGCCTGTTATAATAGTCGTCACATCATTATTGGGGAAATTCTTTCTACCCAGAAAAGCGGTCCTGTAGATATTACTTTCCTGTGAAGCCCCTGCCATTACTTTGAAATAATGTCTGTCTAGGTGCATTTCGTAGTTCGCATACCCCTGTACCAGAAACTCCTGACGCTTGCCCCAGTATTCTTTCATTTCATTCGTGGTTCTGGCTGTACTGTTCATGGGATTTCCACTGATAAATCCAATAATAGGCTCAATGGTTTTATTAAAATCCCAGGAGTTCTCATTGGTATATTTTAATGACATCAGGCCGTTCACGGAAAATCCTTTGAAAGGTGTCAGCTCGGCATTGGCGGCTAATTGCAGATAATTATCCTTATTATAGTTACTGCCGCCCTCGTCTAAAAGACGCAGCTGATTTATATTCGCATTGGTGGCGTTCTCGGCACCAGCCGTGACAGAACCCCAGGCACCATTGGACTGTCTGGCAACTGTAATCGGAAGGGACCTATACAGGTCAATTAAAGAAATATCACCACCGTCATTATCATAATCCTGCTTAATGAAAGAGAGATTCGTGCCCAATTTTAAGATGTCCTTGATGACGTTCGTGTTGGTATTTAATTTTACCGATGCTCTGTTCTGAGATTGGCCGGGGTATAAGGACTGTTGGTTCAAATAAGATACCCCTAAATAATAATCTGTATACTTACCCGTAGAAGAAATATTCACGTTTCCACTGGTCATTGGCGGATTCTTTCTAAAGAACAGATCCAGCCAGTCTGTATTCGGATAAAGATCAGGCTCGCTCCCACTCCTGAATTTCTCAATGACATCATCAGAATAGACCGGTTTGGCTCCCGCATTGGTCATGGCTTCATTGTATAGCGTTGCATACTGAACTGAATTGACATATTCAGGCATTCTTGTAGGTGACTGAAGGCCGTAATCAAAATTAAACTCTACACTGAGTTTGTCGCCTTTCCCTTTCCGGGTTGTAATCAGGATAACCCCGTTGGCTGCCCTCGAACCATAAATAGCGGCAGAGGCGGCGTCTTTCAATACAGACATGGTAGCGATATCATTCGGATTCAGGGCAGAAAGCTCTGCATTGGAAGCCGGAATTCCGTCGATTACGATCATAGGACCAGGAGACCCCAGATTGGTCCTGCCCCGGACAGTAATCGTTCCGTCCCCGTTACTGCTTCCGTTTTTGGCTTTTGAAACAGCGCCTGGGCGATTCAAAATGGTGAGTCCCGGAGAAACACCCTGGAGTGCGTTTTGTACAGATGTTACAGGGCGGCTTCTCAGCTCCTTGGGCTGGATAGACGCCACGGAACCGGTCAGGTTCTCCTTTTTCTGCGTGCCATAACCCACGACCACAACATCATTTAATTGCTGACCGGCTTCTACCAGGAGAACGTCAATGGTCGTTCTGCCGTTTACTTTCTCTTCTTTGGAGGTATATCCCACTGAAGAAAAAACCAGTGTCGCATTCTCAGGAACTGTAATGGTATATCTTCCGTCCACACCTGCTACTGTTCCGTTTTTACTATTATCCTTTACACTAACCGACGCACCACTAAGGGGATGCTCCATGGAGCTGATCACTCCAGTCACTTGTACACTTTTCTGCGCCCTGGCGATCCCAACTATGGATAATAGCAGGATGGCCAACAGCCCACACGATTTAATTTGCATGCTTTTTAAGTTTTTGAATGGTTTGATGTTTTCATTAGGTTAATTTTTTCCGAACGGCAGCTAAATTAACCAGAATCATTTCTGAAAAAGAATGTGCAAACAGTCTATAATTTTCCAATTAGCCGACATTACGCTTAGAAAATGCTGGTAATCAGAATATATAACATGTATTACATATTCAATTCAAACGTTTGCGTAAGTTTCTTAAGAAGCAACAATCAATGGGATAAGATATCGGATAACCCGGTGGCAGGCAGGATTAAAATCCATTTATCATAATTCAGTTAAGGATTATTGAAAGGGAAAGTTCTTGTTTGTTGTTATTTTCTAAAAGAAAATCACGACTAGACTGCCCTTATTAACATTTGGGTTTTGAATCAGATTCCGTATTCAAACCAGCGTCAATAGATTCTTAATTTTTAACGGAAAAATCAGCGGTATACATTCGACGCCCCTTCAACCGGGTTCACTTTCCGAAGCAAGTGCATAGGATGCGCTTTGCATCAAATACTTGTTTAATCTAAAAGGTATTGTTGTGCATAGGATGCATCCATTAGTCCCTCGGAAACAAGAGCAGCCCATAGCGCTTGCGGCACGCTCAACTTAATCATTTCGATATTTTTTTGAACGCGGTGTACGTTTGTCGTATTTAATGCAATGCTTTTTACACCCGGCGCTTTTTGACCAAATGCAACACAGACAACTTCTGGCCGGACATGAAACTTTTCGCAAATCGCATACATACTTTCACGCCAATGATAAAGCTCAGGGCTCGATGCCGGTGAAACCGGTTTATAATTATAGTAATCCAGGCCTGTGAGAAAGCCTCCGTTGAATATGGCAGAATTGATAATCACCACACCTTGTTCCTGCATTTGCTCCATAAATCGTACTAACTCAGCCGGATGACTGTGAATTGTCATACTGTTAGCGATCATAATCCAGTCCAGCCTGACATCACTGCTGATTTTCTGGATAACCCTCCAGTCTTTAGCACCGACACCAACGGCCTTTACCTTTCCGGCCTCTTTCAGTTCATAAAGGGCCCGGTACGCTTCCATTATATCATGATAACGTTTTTCTGTATCGTCGTTTGATGCATACAAATACTCGTCGGGATCATGCACCGACACCCACTCTGCCTTATAACCATTCAATAATCTATTTCCCTGGTGATAACATGCCAGTATACCCTCGTAGCTAATTTGTTGAATGGCGTCATGCTTTAGGTCTTTCCATACGCCTGGTTCAAATGTCGGTTCGACGGTGCTTAAGTTTGTTTGCAGCCATCCCAGTTTATTACTGATGACAACTTCATCAGGGTTAACGCCCGCAGCCTTCAAGCCTATACCTAATGATTCGAGGGCCAGTCCCGCTCCATATTTTCCAGCCGTATCAAAAAAAGGTGTTTCAGGGCTGTGCTTGATACACTCGCCAATAATCTCTATTTTGCTTCGCTCAGATAAAACCTTATATAAATTGCCTAAACCGCTTGTCCCGAATACAATGCCCGGCATCTCAGGTTCAATCATAATCGTAAATATTAAATGTGTTGCAACAATGAACGCTTCAACAAGTCCGCGCTTATTCGACATCCTTTTCCGAATTTTAGCAACGCTTCATCGTTTAATAAATCTCCCAGGGCAAAACTAACCATATTTACCTTTGAAAACTTGTCCTTTTCGGGCTATTTTTTGTCTAAATCCGACATAAGGATAGGGCAAAAAACAGCAGAAAATTCCCAATGGCAAACCTCTCCCGATGAACTATATTATTATTTTTCCCATTGCAATAGCCACAATCAGTTAAATTTGTAAATAAAATAGGTCTGACTGTAATTTGATTTATCATTGTTCAACTTTTTTGGAAGATTGTACTTCAACAATTCACTCACCAATTATGCAAGGAAATAAAAATCGACATATCGCCTGTAATGCTGTCAATTATAAACCGATATGGCTCTCTATTGTCTTTATCCTCTTTTTTTCTTTTTTATCCAAAGCACAGCAACCGGTACATTTCAGAACAGAGAAACCCTCCCTATATGGCAAACACTGGATGGCTATTACAGGAAAACCCTTATCAGCAGAAGCAGGTGCCATGATTTTTCAGCAAGGCGGCAATGCAGTGGACGCCGCTTGTGCCATGCTGGCAGCGGGTTGCACCATGTGGGATGTACTGAGCTGGGGCGGCGAAACCCAGGCCTTAATCTATAACCCTCATACTAAAAAAGTAATTGCCATCAATGCGATGGGAGTAGCGCCTACCGGAGCCACTCCTGCATTTTTTAAAAGCAAGGGCTATAACTTTCCACCCGAATACGGCCCGCTGGCAGCGGTAACGCCGGGGACACCCGGCGGCTTATGCTATATGCTGGCTAAATACGGTACTTTAAGCCTCAAGCAAGTCTTAGCCCCTGCCATGGAAATGGCAGCCGGTTATGCTATGGACGCACAAACGGCCGGCAGCATCGAACGCAATAAAAAACGCTTGAAACAGTGGACATATAGTAGGGCCGTCTTTTTACCGCATTTAGGTGAGCAACGTGAAGGGCCGGCACCTGGTGAGATCTTTATTCAGAAAGACCTCCTGGAAACACTAAGAAAAATGGTTGAAGCAGAGACAGACGCCCTGGCAGCGGGCAAATCCCGTGAACAGGCGATTATGGCTGCTTATGACCGCTTTTACAAAGGAGATATTGCAAGAGAATTTGTCCGTGGCGTTCAGCAGCAGGGAGGTTTGATTACAATGGAGGATTTGGCCGGATGGCATCCTGTTGAAGAGGAGCCGCTACACACAAGCTATAAAGGCATCGACGTATATAAACTCCAACCCTGGTCACAGGGTCCCGCCTTGCTTGAATGTCTCAATATATTAGAGAATTTCGATCTTAAAAAAATGGGATATAATTCTGTACAATATATACATACGATCTATCAGGCCATGAACCTCGCTTTCGCAGATAGGGACTTTTACTATGGTGATCCCCGGTACCAGCCCAGCGTACCCATCAAAGGGCTGTTGAGTAAGGACTATGCTAAGCAACAGGCAGCCAGGATAAACCCTCATCACAATGATGCCCATGCAGCGCCAGGTGATCCCTACCCTTTTCAGCATGAAAGCAATCCCTTTGCCGATTTACTTAAAAAGAGGATAGCGACCTTTGACTCTTCCGCCACTACCCCCAAAGCGACGGACAGATTCGTGCCTGTCCATGACGCCGTTTCCTATAACAGCTCTCAACAAGGCGTCGTTGACAGCTTATACCTGGACCGGTTATGGAGGGGAACAACCAGTATTGAAGCAGCGGACAAAGAAGGATGGGTGGTTTCGGTTACACCCAGCGGCGGCTGGATTCCGGCTGTTATTGCCGGTCACACAGGTGTGGGGCTCAGCCAGCGGATGCAAAGCTTTGTACTGGACAGCCTGATAGATCCGTTTAATGTCGTTGCCCCCGGCAAACGCCCAAGAGTCACGCTTACACCGTCTATGGCGCTTAAGGATCATCAACCCTATCTGTCCTTTGCGGTCCAGGGAGGTGATACACAGGAGCAAAATCAGTTACAGTTTTTTCTGAATATGGTGGAATTTGGCATGACCGTTCAAGAGGCGACAGAAGCGTCCAACATTAACAGCAATCAACTTTGGTTGTCCCTGGGTGGCACTCAACTAACAGACCGCAAGCCTAGGCCCGGGCAGATTCTGCTGGATAAAAAAACACCCCAAAAGTATCTTGAAACTTTGAAAAGCATGGGATATGCGCCGTCTTTAGGCAGCCGGACCAGCGGACCCTTGAATGCGATATTTATAGATAGAGAACATGGCAGCATATGGGGCGGCAGCAGTGATAATGGTGAGGACTATGGAATCGGCTGGTAGCTGATTGTACAGATCCTCCCATACATTGTGGCCCCTGCCAAACCGCCCCTGACTGCTGGCGACTTTTTGAACGGGATATGTGATGATCCCAGGAGCCCTTGGCACCCCATTTGATCTTGTTAAAACGAGTGAAAGAATAATCAAAGATCAATTGTATGACAAGGGACAGTAATACGACCAGTATCTGGCAAGAAACAAAAAGGCCTTTCAATCTCAAGACGGAAGGCGAAATGAGAACATATGATGTTATTATTATCGGCGCAGGCATTACCGGTTTAACAACCGGTCTGTTCTTACAGGAAGCGAGAAAAAAATGCCTTATTCTGGAGGCCCGAAATATAGGTTTTGGTACCACCTCCGGCACGACTGCCCACCTGAATACTGTTCTTGATACGCCTTATACAGATCTAATACATAAATTCGGTCTGGCAAATGCTGTCCTGATTGCTGAGGGTGCAAAAGAGGCAATCGCCCTCATTAAAGATAATATGGACCGCTACGACATCCTTTGTGATTTTGAACACCGGGACGGATACATGTTTGCTGAAACTCAGCAGGAAGCCGCTGATCTGGACAAGATCTATGATAGTCTGAAACAAGTAAATATCAACACAGCTTTTAGTG containing:
- a CDS encoding gamma-glutamyltransferase family protein; protein product: MQGNKNRHIACNAVNYKPIWLSIVFILFFSFLSKAQQPVHFRTEKPSLYGKHWMAITGKPLSAEAGAMIFQQGGNAVDAACAMLAAGCTMWDVLSWGGETQALIYNPHTKKVIAINAMGVAPTGATPAFFKSKGYNFPPEYGPLAAVTPGTPGGLCYMLAKYGTLSLKQVLAPAMEMAAGYAMDAQTAGSIERNKKRLKQWTYSRAVFLPHLGEQREGPAPGEIFIQKDLLETLRKMVEAETDALAAGKSREQAIMAAYDRFYKGDIAREFVRGVQQQGGLITMEDLAGWHPVEEEPLHTSYKGIDVYKLQPWSQGPALLECLNILENFDLKKMGYNSVQYIHTIYQAMNLAFADRDFYYGDPRYQPSVPIKGLLSKDYAKQQAARINPHHNDAHAAPGDPYPFQHESNPFADLLKKRIATFDSSATTPKATDRFVPVHDAVSYNSSQQGVVDSLYLDRLWRGTTSIEAADKEGWVVSVTPSGGWIPAVIAGHTGVGLSQRMQSFVLDSLIDPFNVVAPGKRPRVTLTPSMALKDHQPYLSFAVQGGDTQEQNQLQFFLNMVEFGMTVQEATEASNINSNQLWLSLGGTQLTDRKPRPGQILLDKKTPQKYLETLKSMGYAPSLGSRTSGPLNAIFIDREHGSIWGGSSDNGEDYGIGW
- a CDS encoding aldo/keto reductase, yielding MSNKRGLVEAFIVATHLIFTIMIEPEMPGIVFGTSGLGNLYKVLSERSKIEIIGECIKHSPETPFFDTAGKYGAGLALESLGIGLKAAGVNPDEVVISNKLGWLQTNLSTVEPTFEPGVWKDLKHDAIQQISYEGILACYHQGNRLLNGYKAEWVSVHDPDEYLYASNDDTEKRYHDIMEAYRALYELKEAGKVKAVGVGAKDWRVIQKISSDVRLDWIMIANSMTIHSHPAELVRFMEQMQEQGVVIINSAIFNGGFLTGLDYYNYKPVSPASSPELYHWRESMYAICEKFHVRPEVVCVAFGQKAPGVKSIALNTTNVHRVQKNIEMIKLSVPQALWAALVSEGLMDASYAQQYLLD
- a CDS encoding SusC/RagA family TonB-linked outer membrane protein, whose protein sequence is MQIKSCGLLAILLLSIVGIARAQKSVQVTGVISSMEHPLSGASVSVKDNSKNGTVAGVDGRYTITVPENATLVFSSVGYTSKEEKVNGRTTIDVLLVEAGQQLNDVVVVGYGTQKKENLTGSVASIQPKELRSRPVTSVQNALQGVSPGLTILNRPGAVSKAKNGSSNGDGTITVRGRTNLGSPGPMIVIDGIPASNAELSALNPNDIATMSVLKDAASAAIYGSRAANGVILITTRKGKGDKLSVEFNFDYGLQSPTRMPEYVNSVQYATLYNEAMTNAGAKPVYSDDVIEKFRSGSEPDLYPNTDWLDLFFRKNPPMTSGNVNISSTGKYTDYYLGVSYLNQQSLYPGQSQNRASVKLNTNTNVIKDILKLGTNLSFIKQDYDNDGGDISLIDLYRSLPITVARQSNGAWGSVTAGAENATNANINQLRLLDEGGSNYNKDNYLQLAANAELTPFKGFSVNGLMSLKYTNENSWDFNKTIEPIIGFISGNPMNSTARTTNEMKEYWGKRQEFLVQGYANYEMHLDRHYFKVMAGASQESNIYRTAFLGRKNFPNNDVTTIITGSTGDANMSSDDDGQANRTMNTEWAMRSFFGRINYNFAEKYLFEANLRSDYSSRFISDLRGHVFPSLSAAWKISDENFMKNISWLNNLKIRGSWGQLGNQDAVPIGNYYSLINFGYAYSFGGSAYDGAWQSAGANPMATWETVTMTNIGIDATFLDRHVNLTADYYIKDADGILMQPPTLDSYGLSKIPYANAASTRNKGVEVALNYNGKIGDLSFNLGGNISAIQNEILSLGGEQERFDGNYIEKVGEKVGAFYGYVADGLFTSEEEVASSPFQSSNTHAGDIKYKDLDGNKVIDDNDRAVIGNDVPWLNYGFTLNATYKNFDLSVLTYGVANVDAYLSNEASQPFFNGAGVKVQYLDHRWTKENPDANADFPRLLTSADGNQNYGRTSSFWLFDAGYFRVRSITLGYNLPSDLIKKASMTQARVYIAASNPFTFMADKRLGDWDPEMASGRGGYPGIKTWSVGLNIKF